The DNA sequence GGATACTGGTTATTGGCTGATGTTTATAAAGGAAGGACTTTTGTCGATGGTGTATTGAAGCAGGAAACCAAGGTGCTTGAAAGGATGGCCGCCTAAATGCTTTTTACACACCTATTGACATGACTCCAAAGTAAAGAAAGCAGTGGGTAAGCTCATAGGGAAGAAAGGGCTAAGTCACCAGAATGTTATGCGGATCAGCAGCAGGATCGTAGAGGAATTCAATGTTTGGAAGAAAAGGGACCTGTCGACGCTGAAACCGGTATATCTCATCCTTGACGGAATACGGCTGGGGGTGAGAGCGGAAACAAGGGAGAAAGAGGCGGTACTGGTAGCCTGGGCGTTTCTGGAGGACGGCAGCCGGGAACTGGTAAGCGTATCTCTCGGCAACCGGGAATCATACAATGCATGGAAGGGATTTCTGGAGGATCTCGGAAAGAGGGGACTGAGCGAGCCGATGCTCACAGTCATTGACGGCTGTCCCGGACTCATCAGAGCGGTGGATGAAGTCTTCCCTGAATCGGATACACAGCACTGCACCAAGCACAGGACTGAAAACGTGCTGGATAAAGTGCTTGAACAGGATAAAGCTTCAGTGAAGGAGTCGGTGCGAAAGGTATTCTACGCCTCGACCTATGAGCACGCCAAGGAAGCGGTGGAGATGTTCAAAAAGAAGTGGAGCATGAAATATCCTTCAGCAGTAGAGTGTCTCACCGAAGGGATAGAGAACTGTTTGACCTATTATAAATATCCTTATCAGCACTGGCTTAGAATACGGACGACGAATGTTGTGGAGCGGAGTTTCAAGGAGGTGAAGCGCAGAGTAAGAACGGCTGGCAGGTTTCACAATGAAGAGCGAGCACTCACCATGGTTTACTGGCAGCTCAATGAGCTTAACTGGAATGGAGTGAGTATGAGCAAAGAGGCAAAGGCAATTCTTGCGAAGATACGTGCATCAAAACTTCAAAGGATTGCGGCATAATGGTATTCATGAAAACCCTTGAGAATAATGCCCTGATCAGAATTTACAGAAAAGACTTGACAGTGCCGTGAAGCCAGAGGTAGGGATGATGTTACATGGTACAAGACCAGACGGTCAAACGTTTGGAGCCAGGATCACAGAAGTAAAGGAAAATGTTATCGTTGTAGACTTAAATCATCCGCTTGCAGGTAAGATTCTGAATTTTGAAGTAGATGTTATTGAAGTAAATTAAGCTGTATTGATGAATAATAGAGGAACAGAGGGAGATATGCCATTTTTTATTCATTTTGAAAAATGTATGTGGTGGTAATTGATGAAGGAAGTGCACAAGAGCCATTACTGATTGATATACCGTTCATTCCCCCATAATCTGCACCACGATATTCCTGTCCCTTCCCCGGTTGTCAAAATCGATAAAGACAATCTGCTGCCAGGTCCCCAACACGAGCCTTCCTTCCACCAGGGGAATTGTAAGAGACGGCTTCATAAGCGCTGCCCTGACATGGGAGAACCCATTCCCGTCTCCCCATCTTCTGTCGTGTTCATAGGGAATATCGGAGGGCACTATTTTTTCTATGGCCTTTTTCAGGTCGTTGATGACGCCCGATTCATATTCGATAGTAGTAATGCCTCCCGTGGAACCCGTGCAAAAAACAGTAACCAGTCCGTTCTGAATATCTGATTGTTTAACGATCTTTGTAACCGGACCGCTGATATCGAGAATATCACTGAAGCCTTTTGTCTGTAAGGAAATCGTATCTGTGGCAATCATAATGCCTCCTGTCTTATCCTGCAGGGATTGTTTGAATCCTTTATTATGCAACACCATCACTTGTAATATCTCAGCTCCGATGATAAATGACTCAAATGTTTGGCAAACAGGTACTTGCGAATACCGAAAGCATTCGGGACTCGCAATGACTATGCGTATAGCTGGATTTGGGTAATAATGGAAAGAACATTGCTGGAGGTATTTCCCTGGGGTGAGAAATGTAACGAAAACTTAACAGCGCTGTAACATTCCTGTAATATTGAAACGGTAATGTACCCTAAAGGAGGAACGCAATGAAAAAAAATCTGACGATACTATTCACACTTCTCTTCGCATTTGCCTTTGGCGGCATTTCTTTTGCTGAAGACCTGAGGATCGATGGTTCAACGACGGTATTGCCGATCGCCCAGAAGGCGGCAGAGGTATTCATGAAAAAGAACCCGAAGATCAGGGTGTTCGTATCAGGCAGCGGTTCGGGAACCGGCATTAAGGCGCTCATTGACGGAACCACAAATATTGCAACAAGCTCGAGGGAGGCAAAGGACAAGGAAGTAGCCTCCGGCAAAGCAAAGGGAGTAACACTTACCGGACACGAGGTTGCCCTTGACGGCATAGTTCCTATAGTGCATCCCTCCATGAAGATTAATGACATCTCCCTGGAACAGCTTAGGGATGTGTACAACGGAAAAATCAGAAGCTGGAAGCAACTTGGCGGCCCGGACAGACCGATATCTGTGGTCTCAAGAGATACCAGCTCAGGGACATATGAGGTCTGGGAGGAAAAAGTCCTGAAGGGCGACAGGGTAAGACCTGACGCGCTTCTCGTTGCCTCCAACGGACAGGCAGTGCAGACGGTTGCAAAGAACAGATATGCCCTCGGGTATATCGGCATAGGATATATCGAGAAAACGGCAAAAGTTCTCAAGGTCAATGGCAAGGCAGCATCACCGGCAAGTGTGCGTGACGGCTCATGGCCGGTCGCACGGCCGCTCTACATGTATACGAACGGGAAACCCGCCGGTATAATCGCAAAATTCATTGATTTCATGCTCTCAAAAGAAGGGCAGAAGGTGGTCAATGAAGTGAAGTACGTGAGTATCAAGTAAAGAGAGGGCGCAAGGGTGCAAGGGTCCGAGATGATCCCTGACCCCTTTTTATTGCAATTATGAAATGGCAGACAAAGGAAAAGACGGTTGAGCTGATCGTAAGCACAGTCGGTCTTGCCTCGGTCATCATCCTTCTCCTGATAGGGTTCTTCCTCTTCAGGGAGGCCTTTTATATTTTTTATAAAGCAGGCGTTGCGAAGGTGATATTCGGCAGCGAATGGTATCCCACCTATGACCCGCCGAGCTTTGGCATGTTTCCCCTCATCATGGGAACTGTGACTGTAACTGTGCTTACCGCGGTTATGGCGATTCCTCTGGGACTGGCGACGGCGGTCTACATCGCCGAAGTGGCCAATCACCGGGTCAAGGAAATTCTGAAACCCCTTATCGAAATGCTCGCGAGCTTTCCCTCAGTGGTGCTCGGGTTCTTCGGCATGGTGATTATCGCTCCGATACTTTCCAACTGGCTCTCCCCGATGCTTTCGGAAACGCTTCCGGAACTGCTGAGAAGCACCGGTATTCCCTTTCTGTCCACAACCCTGGCGGACTTCTGCTATGACAAGCTGTTCATCGCTTCGGGACTGAATATTTCCACCGCCGCGCTGATGCTCATGGTCAGGGCCGTGCCGGTTATCGCAAGCATTGCAGAAGATGCTCTGACCGCGGTTCCCCGCACCTACAGGGAGGCTTCCTATTCTCTGGGGGCAGACAAGTGGGAAACCATCTGGAAAGTGGTCATTCCCGCTTCTGTATCGGGACTGAGCGTCGCGGTAATTCTTGGCATCGGCACGATAGTTGGCGAGACCATGATCGTACTGATGGTAGCGGGTGGAGCGGCGGTCGTGCCTCACTGGTTTTTTGACCCTGCCCGGCCGATGCCTTCGGCAATCGCGGCTGAAATGGCCGAGGCACCGTATCAAAGTCTCCATTATCATGCGCTTTTCGGGGTGGGTGCGCTCCTCTTCCTGTTCACTTTTGTCCTCAGCCTCATTTCTGATTTCATTTCCAGGAAGTACCGGGCCGTGCGAATCGGGGAAAAGGTATGAGCCGGATTACATCCCCTGTGCGTAAACCATTTTCAGAAGTGAGAAAAAAACGGTTTAATCTGAAACAGGAGTTTTTCCTCTCGCTCATAAGGATGTTCGGTTTTTCCGGGGCCCTCACGCTGTTTGTCATCCTTTTTTTTGTTGCATACAATGGCATTGCTGTCCTGAACTGGGATTTCATTACCCTGCCGCCTGTTGATGCGATGACAAAGGGGGGGATCATGCCGGTCATTGTCGGAACAATCCTGCTGACATTGTTCTGCATGCTTCTGGTCATTCCGGTCGGGGTGATTACGGCCATTTTCCTTGCGGAATATTCAAAACCCGGTATGCTTCTCAAGACCATCATGATGTCCATTTATACCCTTGCCGGTGTTCCGTCGGTCGTTTTCGGCCTCTTCGGGCTGGCGGTTTTTGTTGTTGCATTTAATTTCGGAATGAGTCTGATCGCAGGGTCGCTGACCCTTGCAATTATGGTATTGCCCTATATCATATCGACGGCTGAAGAAGCGATTAAGGCGGTTCCTTACAGCTTCAGGGAAGCGTCTCTGGCATGCGGCGCCACGAAATGGCAGACGATACGGAAGGTCGTCCTGCCCACCGCGATGCCGGGAATCCTGACCGGCGCAATCCTCGGCACCGCGAAGGTTTCGGGAGAAACCGCTCCGATCATGTTCACTGCGGCAGCGTTCTTTACCCCCGGGATACCGAGATCGCTGTTCGAGCCTGTGATGGCATTGCCCTATCACATTTATGTGCTTGCAACCGCAGGCACCCATATAGAGGAGACAAGACCGATCCAGTACGGAACTGCGCTGACGCTTATCATCCTTGTACTTGGCATGAACCTTTTGGGCATAATACTTCGGTCGAGACAGCGAAAGAAGAGGGCATGGTAGAAGAAAAAAATATTTTCGCAATGCATGATTTCAGCATCCTTTACGGCAGTTTTATGGCGGTAAAGAACGTTACGCTCAATATCGAGGCGAATAAGATTACTGCGGTGATAGGTCCCTCCGGCTGCGGGAAATCGACACTGCTCAGGTCTCTGAACAGGATGAATGACCTTATCCTGACTTCGAGGGTAGAGGGCACGGTGTTTTTCCGGGGGGTGAATATTTATGATAAGGATACCGATGTGATCGAATTGCGGAGAAGGGTCGGCATGGTCTTTCAGAAGCCCAATCCCTTTCCCAACTCTGTATACGAGAATGTGGCATATGGTCCGAAAATCCGCGGCATAAAAAAGAAAAGACGGCTCGATGAGATCATCGAGAATGCGCTTGTGAGGGCAGACCTGTGGAAAGAGGTAAAGGACAAGCTGAATGAATCAGGGCTCAGCCTTTCCGGAGGCCAGATGCAGCGGCTCTGCATCGCCCGGTCCCTGGCGCAGGAGCCTGAGGTGATCCTCTTCGATGAGCCCACCTCTGCACTTGATCCCATTTCGACTGCGCATATAGAAAATCTGCTCCAGGAACTGCAGAAAACTGTTACCATAGTGATAGTGACACACAACATGCAGCAGGCAGCGAGGATATCGAACTATACCGCATTCATGTATCTGGGAGAACTGGTCGAATTCGGCGAAACGGATGGCATATTTGTGAACCCCCAGCACAAACTCACTGAAGAATACATAACAGGGAGATTCGGATAATGGCTATTTTTGATAATGAGTTGAAGGAACTCCGCGAAAATGTCCTGAAGCTCGGATGCATGGTCGAGAATGCCATCCGGGATTCTGTAAAAGCCCTTGTGGAGAGAGACAGTGAACTCGCCAGGGAGGTGATTAAGTATGACCATCTGGTCAATGCCCTTGATGTCAAAATAGACGAGGAGTGCGTGCGCCTGATCGCCCTCAGGCAGCCAATGGCACGGGACCTGCGGCTTATCACCACTGCCATGAAAATTACGACAGACCTTGAACGGATGGGGGATATGGCGGTAAATATCGCGGAAAGGGCGATCGAACTGAATCAGGAACCCCAGCTGAAACCGTTTGTCAACATTCCCAAGATGGCAGAAATTACCCAGCAGATGGTGAGGGATGCGCTCGATTCGTTTGTGACAGGGTGTTCGCGTCTGCCCTATGAAGTAATCAAGAGGGACGATGAAGTGGACGATCTCACCGTCAGGAATTTTGAAGAACTCCTCGCCTTAATGATTCAGGACCCGAAGATCATTCCCCTGGCAATCAAGAGGACATATATCGCGAAGTACCTCGAGCGGATTGCCGATCATGCAACAAATATCGCGGAGATGATCATTTACATGTGCAAGGGGAAGATGATCAGGCATACGGAGATTTCAGACCCCTGAAGTGTCTCTGTCCCGGTTAATCGGTTCTGAACCTTGATTCATTGAAAACGGGATTCAAGCTGTATTTTGTGATTGTGGTTTCACTGAGCCTGTTGTTTCTCGCAAAATTTACTATCCTGAACGGGAAAAGAATCCCCTCAACTTTCCTGAAATCCGAGAATTCAGCTGTCAGGCTCGTCCTGTTCCTGCCGACCTTAAAATAGCCGACAACCTTCAGGATCAGAAAGCTTTTTGAATCAATATGGACTTCCAGGTCGTTTCTGTAATTGTCTTCGAGCATGAAAATCTCAGTTTCAGCACCGTCCAGGCTGCCTTTCTCGCGGCTGAGCACCCTGAAAGAGCCGTCGAGAAATCCGAAGGGAAGGTCTGTCTGGTTGTACTGATACACCATTGCGATATACGCGGGGCCTTGCACCGGTTCTGTCTTTCCCCCGACCCCCCGGTAGCCTTTTGTCCCGTTCAGGATTCTCGTCTCAGAGGAATGCCTGTATCTGATCTCCACGAGCAGTTTTCTCTCTCGTTTCATATACCGGAAATAGTCGCCTTCATCCTCAGGCAGATATTTTTTTATTCGGCCTTCCGCCGATACCGAAACGACCCCTGCAAGCTTTTCCCTGCCACCGTACGCCTCTATGATTTTTGCAAGGGGGGCATCATTCTGCTCAGATACGGGTTCAGCCTGAACCTGCATACTTGTGCAGCAGAAGCCCAGGATTGTCATCATAACAAGGGTTTTGGCACACAGACCGCGGAGTAGCTGAAAGATGCAGCGAATATTCGCGATAACCTTCCGGGGAATTTTTCTCATAAAAAAGTATATCATAATGTTTCAGAACGATTTTCTGTCTTTTCGCATGTCTGACAGGCAGATGACCTGAAAAAAGTAAACACGTGCGCATGGAAGAATACCCTGAACACGAGCATGCAGAGCCGGTTGAACTCCCGGTCGACGGGACGCTGGACCTCCACACCTTTCACCCCCGCGAGGTGAAAGACCTGCTCCCTGACTACCTTAATGCCTGCAGGGAGAAAGGAATCCTCGATGTTCGTATCATTCACGGTAAAGGCACTGGCATGCTCAGGGAAACCGTCCACGCAATCCTCACACGTTTGCCGTGGGTCGTTTCGTTCGGACTGGCCGGCCACGAGGCCGGGGGCTGGGGGGCGACAATCGTGAAACTGAGGCCGAGAGATTAAAAGCCGATCCGGAAATCAACGACCGAGAATGAGCAAAAATACTCTGTCTTCAGGAAAATCAGAAAAATTCATGAATAATAAGGGTTAAGGGGGGATCGCCACGCTCCTGAGCGCGTTCATCGGACCGTTTCTTTTCAGGAACTCCATCTGGTCCTCATCACGTACAAGCAGTGCTCCTGCAAACCCGAGCGAGTTGATGGAAATCGTCCCGAAAAATTCGCGTGATCTCGGCACGAGGAACATCCAGGTGCGGGAAATCAGGAGACAGTAGGGCGCTGACTGTGTGCGCAGATATCTCGTATCGGGCGGAGCGAGGCCGGTCTGTGCGAGCAGCGCAGCATAAAGCCTGTGAGTCTCGCGGGCTGCATTGAACGGTGAATGAACGATGTCAGGTTCGAGCCATACAAACGCGTTTCTGAATGGAAACGCGGCGATCGACCCCGGTTCTCCGGAGCGTGCTGATGGGAAAAGCGTCTCAATGGGAGTCTCCGGACCTTCCGGAGCCACCGGCAGAGGAATCATCTGGAGGTGCTTATGCCGCTGACTGGCTCCCGCAGCTTCTCCCCCGTTATAAAAACCCAGCCCGTTGTATTCGGCCATACAGACCCAGAGTGCCTCAAAATCGGCACGTGTCAGGAGCGTTTCCTGGTCTTCGAAATGCCGCGTGATGATCAGAAGGTGATGGTGCACAACATTATATTTATTGAGCAGCGCTACGTGGCTTTCAGAAATATCCGCTACAAAAAGGTCTTTGTCGTAAGGGAGAAAGGGATTTGCATGATTTCCTGCAGCCGCGGTCTCATGCTGTTTCTGCCTGGCCTGATGCTTCCTCTGCAGGGCATCAATAATCCGTACGAAGAACCGCACCCCTCCATCTTCAATAAAGTCCCATGCGGTGGGAACAGGCAACTGTGCGCCGGTCCGCAGCGCGTTCTCTGTTGCCTCCACAAGCGATTTCCAGAGAGTGTTCCTCGCGAGAAGAATGTGAGAATTCATTCGGCGTCAATCCAGCATTTTTTGTAATATGATACCAGAATAAGGTATGCTTTACTGAAACCTAATGCATTTTTCTGAAGGAGGGTATCATGGACGCAATCGAATGCATCATGACAAGAATGAGTATAAGAAAATTCAAGCCTGACGTCATACCTGTGGAGATTATCAAAAAGGTCATCGACACGGCGAAATGGAGTCCTTCATACAAAAACAGCCAGCCGTGGGAGGTCATTATTATTTCGGGAGAGAAAAAAGAGCAGTTATCCGGCCACCTCGTGGGTCTTCTGGAAAGCGATACGCCGTCATGCCCTGATCTTCCTGAACCGCAGGCATGGCCCCCTGACATAGAGGCGAGGATACATGCGCTCATGAAAAAGAGAAGTGAACTCACGGGAAAGGATCTGAACGACCCTGATGTGAGAAGAAAGGCAAAAATTGCAAATTTCAGATTCTACGGAGCGCCTCACGGCATGTTTCTCTTCCAGGACTCTTCGCTCACACCCTGGTCCCTTTTTGATATCGGCCTTTTTGCGCAAAACATCATGCTGGCAGCACATGCGTATGGCCTCGGGACAGTCCCCCAGGCATTTCTTACCGATTATGCCCGGCAGGTGAAGGAGTTCCTGAAGATACCTGAAGCAAAGAGGCTGGTGCTCGGCATATCCCTCGGCTATCCCGATTGGGAATCTCCGGTGAACAGTTCCAGGACGGACAGGGTGAGCACTGATGAGATAGCACGATTCATCGGATAATCCCCTGGGCCCGATAAGCGCAGACAGTGCGCATACGACTCTCTCACTCTATGTGAGGAGTTTCTCTGCTTCTTCTGCAGGAAGAGGTCTGCTGAAATAAAACCCCTGTCCCATGTCGCATCTGAGAAGCCGCAGGAATTTCCATTGCTCCTCTGTTTCGATGCCTTCAGCAATGGTCTTCAGCTGCAGCGTATGTGCCATCGAAATGATGGCCATGATGATCGATGCGGTATCGGGGTCTATGGTCATTTCCCGTATGAAGGACATATCGATCTTCAGATTGTCGATCGGGAATCTTTTCAGGTGCGCCAGCGATGAATACCCTGTGCCAAAGTCGTCAATCGAGACAGAAACCCCGATTCTCTTGAGATTTTCAAGCACTGAAAAGGTGAAGTCTATATCCTGCATGAAGGCGCTCTCGGTTATTTCCAGGGTGAGAAGCGAAGGATAAAAGCCTGATGCCCTGATTATCTTCTCTATCATCTGAGACAGGTCTTTCTGTCTGAATTGAATCAGCGAGAGATTTACCGATACAGGAACAATGGAACGACCCCTGTCCTGCCATTCCTTCACCTGCCTGATCGCTGTTCTGAGAATCCATTCGCCGACCTCGATGATCATTCGCGTGTCTTCAAGAACCGGGATAAATTTTCCGGGAGATACCAGTCCTGATTCCGGACTTTGCCAGCGCAACAGGGCTTCCATGCCGGTAATCTTTTTTGTGCTGATATCCCAGTATGGCTGATAATGCAGGATGAACTCTTCATTTTTCATTGCACTGAAGAGGTTCTTTTCCATGAGCACGAACTCTGATGCCTTCACATCCATGCCTTCAGTGTAAAACTGATAGTTCTTCCTTCCCTGCTGTTTTGCCTTTACAAAGGCGAGGTCCGCATTTTTTACGAGGAAGGAAGCGTCTTCTCCGTCATCGGGATATACCGATATCCCGACACAGAGTGTGATCACAAGTTCATTCCCGTTGTGAAGGATGGGGTGAGAGGCGTTTCTCATGATTTTTTCGACAACGATGATAATATCTTCAGGCTGGGCAATATCGATCAGCAAAATCCCGAAATCGTCATTTCCGAGACGTGCAACGGTGTCTCCCTCGCGGACAGATTCCTGAAACCGTACCCCCGTCTCTCTCAATACCGCATCCCCGGTATCAAGGCCATAGGTATCATTTATGGATTTAAACCTGTCGATATCGATCATGAGGACTGCAACAAGCCTCCTGCTGTATTCAGCCCTTGCGATCCCCTGTGTCAGCCTGTCAAGAAAAAGGTTTCTGTTCGGAAGTCCTGTCAGGCTGTCATAGTACGCGAGGTATTCAATTCTGTCTTCCATTGTTTTTCGCTCGGTTACATCAGTGATAATCCCTTCGAGTGCCTGCAGGGCATCTCCGGCAAATACCCCGGAACCTCTTCCCCAGACCCATTTCTGGCTGCCTGATGCGGTGGTAATCCTGTACTCAAGAGTATAGGGCTTTTTCTCATGCAGGGCCTTCCGGACTGATTCGGCAATTTTCTGACGATCTTCCGGATCAATAAGGGACGCGAATGTTCTGACGCGATTGCCGATGAACTCTTCGGCTGGATATCCGGTCAGATCAAAAACCCCCTCGCTCAGATATTCCATTGTCCACTGGGGATCGTTTGCGCAGCGGTAAACGATCCCCGGAAGGTTATTGATTAGCGTGCTGAGCTTCCTGCTGCTTTCCTGCAACTGTATTTCCGCCTGTTTCCGGACAAGAACACCGGAAAGGGTGTCGGCAACGGCACGCAGGAATTCTTCTTCTCTCTGGTTTCTGCTATGGCCTGCATTCAGATACAGGTTTATTATCCCCAATGTTTTTCCCATGTACAGGATAGGAACAATATAATGACCGTGCGGCAGCATTTCCTCCCGGCAGATTTCATGGCGCTCGTCAATATGGTCGGCAAAGAGGATTTCCCCGGTCTGTGCAGACATTCCGCAAAGGCATTTGCCGAAAGGCACGCGAGAGCATGATTGAATGAGCTGTGCAGGGAGGTTATAGTGGGCTTTCAGCACAAGCACCTCAGAGGCATCTTCAACAAGATGGATGCTGCCGCGTGTTTCTGACGAAAGCCATGGAAGCGAAAGCAGCGTGTTGAGGGTTTTTTGCAGGAACAGTTCGAGCGTAATTTTTTCGAGCGATAAACTGAGCATCATGCTGATCGCTGACTGAGTATAGTAATTGTTATAAAGTTCATCTTCTGATCGTTTGCGTTCCGTGATGTCGCGGGCAATTCCGGTCGTGCCGATCACTTCACCCATCGCATTGAAAATAGGCGTTTTAATCGTCTCTATCCACGTCTTGTTGCCCTTTTTGTCGATCAGCGGCTCTTCGACCTGTTTCCGTCTCCGTGTTGCCATGACCTCCTTATCGTCGGCTCTGTACCGTTCGGCAAGTTCCTTTGTCCAGATATCCAGATCCGTTTTACCGTACAGTTCGTCAGGGCTTACTCCGCATGCATCGCCGAAAGGTCTGTTCACCGCAATAAACCTGCTTTCCTCATCTTTCAGCCAGGCGATATCAGGGATATTGTCCAGAATTGCCTTCAATTGTTCCCTGTTTTCAGACAGCTTTTGTTCGGCCTGCTTGCGCTCGGAAATATCGTGCAGACTGCCCACAACCTTTACCGGCCTTCCCTCAGCATCGCGTTGTATCATTGCAGAAATTGAACACGGGATCAGAGAACCGTCACGGTTTCTGAGAGTTATTTCGTAATCATGTGCCTTCCCATGTTCCAACAAAATCTTGAGAAGGGCATTTCTCACCTTCGGGTCTGCATAAAAATCGAGTATTGACTTCCCGAGCACATCATCCCGCGCATATTGTCCTCTTGTAACTGCCTCGATTGAAGGACTGGCTTCCAGTATTGTGCCGTCCAGGTCTGTTTCATAATATACATCCTGTATGCTCTGGAAGATATTCCGGTATTTTTCCTCATTCTTCTTTATTGCTTCTTCGGCACGCTTCCGTTCGGTGATATCACGAAATATCCCCTGGGAGCCAATTATCGTATCGCCGATAATTCGCGGGGTTACGCTTCCCCTGACGTCGATGTTCCGCCCGTCTTTTGCAACAAAGACGGCTTCGACATTGTTCAGGGATTCTCCTGACATTACCCTCTGAAAGTCCTGCATGCAATGGGGAATGCAACTCGGATGCAGAATATCAAAGATGGTAATGTGCTGCAGTTCGTCCCATGTATACCCTGTAACCTTTCGCCATGCTGAATTTACATACTTGAACCGGCCATCCGGGGCAACGCTTTGCACCATGTCATAGGCATTTTCGATCAATGAGCGATAGCGCTCCTCCGATTCACGGAGGAGTTCTTCCGCCCGTTTTCTTTCGGCTTTCCCGATGGCTTCGCGCAACGCGCGGGTTACCGCAGGCACAAGCTGTGACAGACGTTCCTTGAGTACATAATCTGTGGCCCCCTTTTTTAATGCATTAACTGCCACTTCTTCGCCCATGGTGCCGGTCACAAAAACAACCGGCACATCCGGTGAGCGTTCCTTGGAGATTGCGAGGGCGGACAGTCCATCGAACTGAGGAAGGGTATAATCAGCGAGGATTATATCCGGCATGAACTCTTCCAGAGCTTTTTGAAAGTCTTTCCGTGTTTCAACTTTCTCCGCAGCAAATGACAGTCTCCCCCTGCGCAGTTCGTACTGTATCAGTTCAGCATCGTTGGGATTGTCTTCAAGAATGAGTATGCGGAGTTTTTCCATATTCCTCTCTACACACAGAATATCACCGTTTATATGCACTGAAATTCGTGGTGCAGTCTGTTGCTCGTATAAATGCCATTATGCTTTATCATAGCAAAAATTCATAATACTGCATTTGTTTATCTGCAGAAAGATTATTCACGCGCAGGGAGGATGCAGTTTGACGGGAAAGTCTTTTGTTATCATCAGTTCCTGAATGCAACAGAACAGGCTGCTTCACTCAAGGATCACATACCCTTTTGTTTTTCCGATTCTCCTGCCTCTGATTCCCAGTGCTTCAAGGCAGGTGATCTTTCTCTCTTTGCGCATCTCGAGAATTTTCCTGACGGTTTCCGGCCCGAATCCGGGAACCCTGAGCAGGGCCTTTCTGTCAGAGGTATTT is a window from the Nitrospirota bacterium genome containing:
- a CDS encoding secondary thiamine-phosphate synthase enzyme YjbQ, with translation MIATDTISLQTKGFSDILDISGPVTKIVKQSDIQNGLVTVFCTGSTGGITTIEYESGVINDLKKAIEKIVPSDIPYEHDRRWGDGNGFSHVRAALMKPSLTIPLVEGRLVLGTWQQIVFIDFDNRGRDRNIVVQIMGE
- a CDS encoding phosphate ABC transporter substrate-binding protein, with translation MKKNLTILFTLLFAFAFGGISFAEDLRIDGSTTVLPIAQKAAEVFMKKNPKIRVFVSGSGSGTGIKALIDGTTNIATSSREAKDKEVASGKAKGVTLTGHEVALDGIVPIVHPSMKINDISLEQLRDVYNGKIRSWKQLGGPDRPISVVSRDTSSGTYEVWEEKVLKGDRVRPDALLVASNGQAVQTVAKNRYALGYIGIGYIEKTAKVLKVNGKAASPASVRDGSWPVARPLYMYTNGKPAGIIAKFIDFMLSKEGQKVVNEVKYVSIK
- the pstC gene encoding phosphate ABC transporter permease subunit PstC, producing MKWQTKEKTVELIVSTVGLASVIILLLIGFFLFREAFYIFYKAGVAKVIFGSEWYPTYDPPSFGMFPLIMGTVTVTVLTAVMAIPLGLATAVYIAEVANHRVKEILKPLIEMLASFPSVVLGFFGMVIIAPILSNWLSPMLSETLPELLRSTGIPFLSTTLADFCYDKLFIASGLNISTAALMLMVRAVPVIASIAEDALTAVPRTYREASYSLGADKWETIWKVVIPASVSGLSVAVILGIGTIVGETMIVLMVAGGAAVVPHWFFDPARPMPSAIAAEMAEAPYQSLHYHALFGVGALLFLFTFVLSLISDFISRKYRAVRIGEKV
- the pstA gene encoding phosphate ABC transporter permease PstA, yielding MSRITSPVRKPFSEVRKKRFNLKQEFFLSLIRMFGFSGALTLFVILFFVAYNGIAVLNWDFITLPPVDAMTKGGIMPVIVGTILLTLFCMLLVIPVGVITAIFLAEYSKPGMLLKTIMMSIYTLAGVPSVVFGLFGLAVFVVAFNFGMSLIAGSLTLAIMVLPYIISTAEEAIKAVPYSFREASLACGATKWQTIRKVVLPTAMPGILTGAILGTAKVSGETAPIMFTAAAFFTPGIPRSLFEPVMALPYHIYVLATAGTHIEETRPIQYGTALTLIILVLGMNLLGIILRSRQRKKRAW
- the pstB gene encoding phosphate ABC transporter ATP-binding protein PstB gives rise to the protein MVEEKNIFAMHDFSILYGSFMAVKNVTLNIEANKITAVIGPSGCGKSTLLRSLNRMNDLILTSRVEGTVFFRGVNIYDKDTDVIELRRRVGMVFQKPNPFPNSVYENVAYGPKIRGIKKKRRLDEIIENALVRADLWKEVKDKLNESGLSLSGGQMQRLCIARSLAQEPEVILFDEPTSALDPISTAHIENLLQELQKTVTIVIVTHNMQQAARISNYTAFMYLGELVEFGETDGIFVNPQHKLTEEYITGRFG
- the phoU gene encoding phosphate signaling complex protein PhoU; this encodes MAIFDNELKELRENVLKLGCMVENAIRDSVKALVERDSELAREVIKYDHLVNALDVKIDEECVRLIALRQPMARDLRLITTAMKITTDLERMGDMAVNIAERAIELNQEPQLKPFVNIPKMAEITQQMVRDALDSFVTGCSRLPYEVIKRDDEVDDLTVRNFEELLALMIQDPKIIPLAIKRTYIAKYLERIADHATNIAEMIIYMCKGKMIRHTEISDP
- a CDS encoding Smr/MutS family protein; this encodes MEEYPEHEHAEPVELPVDGTLDLHTFHPREVKDLLPDYLNACREKGILDVRIIHGKGTGMLRETVHAILTRLPWVVSFGLAGHEAGGWGATIVKLRPRD
- a CDS encoding phosphorylase, yielding MNSHILLARNTLWKSLVEATENALRTGAQLPVPTAWDFIEDGGVRFFVRIIDALQRKHQARQKQHETAAAGNHANPFLPYDKDLFVADISESHVALLNKYNVVHHHLLIITRHFEDQETLLTRADFEALWVCMAEYNGLGFYNGGEAAGASQRHKHLQMIPLPVAPEGPETPIETLFPSARSGEPGSIAAFPFRNAFVWLEPDIVHSPFNAARETHRLYAALLAQTGLAPPDTRYLRTQSAPYCLLISRTWMFLVPRSREFFGTISINSLGFAGALLVRDEDQMEFLKRNGPMNALRSVAIPP
- a CDS encoding nitroreductase, whose protein sequence is MDAIECIMTRMSIRKFKPDVIPVEIIKKVIDTAKWSPSYKNSQPWEVIIISGEKKEQLSGHLVGLLESDTPSCPDLPEPQAWPPDIEARIHALMKKRSELTGKDLNDPDVRRKAKIANFRFYGAPHGMFLFQDSSLTPWSLFDIGLFAQNIMLAAHAYGLGTVPQAFLTDYARQVKEFLKIPEAKRLVLGISLGYPDWESPVNSSRTDRVSTDEIARFIG